A part of Escherichia marmotae genomic DNA contains:
- the ubiA gene encoding 4-hydroxybenzoate octaprenyltransferase encodes MEWSLTQNKLLAFHRLMRTDKPIGALLLLWPTLWALWVATPGVPQLWILAVFVAGVWLMRAAGCVVNDYADRKFDGHVKRTANRPLPSGAVTEKEARTLFVVLVLISFLLVLTLNTMTILLSIAALVLAWVYPFMKRYTHLPQVVLGAAFGWSIPMAFAAVSESVPLSCWLMFLANILWAVAYDTQYAMVDRDDDVKIGIKSTAILFGQYDKLIIGILQVGVLVLMAIIGELNGLGWGYYWSILVAGALFVYQQKLIANREREACFKAFMNNNYVGLVLFLGLAMSYWHF; translated from the coding sequence ATGGAGTGGAGTCTGACGCAAAATAAGCTGCTGGCGTTTCACCGCTTAATGCGTACGGATAAGCCAATTGGCGCGTTACTGCTGCTCTGGCCAACTTTGTGGGCGCTGTGGGTGGCGACACCAGGTGTTCCCCAGCTCTGGATCCTGGCGGTGTTTGTTGCTGGCGTCTGGCTAATGCGCGCCGCCGGTTGTGTAGTGAATGACTATGCTGACCGTAAGTTTGACGGTCATGTTAAGCGCACGGCAAACCGACCGCTTCCCAGTGGCGCGGTGACTGAGAAAGAGGCGCGCACACTGTTTGTGGTGCTGGTGCTAATTTCGTTCTTACTGGTGCTGACGCTGAATACGATGACCATTCTGTTGTCGATTGCTGCGCTGGTGCTGGCATGGGTTTACCCATTTATGAAACGTTATACCCATCTACCGCAAGTGGTGCTGGGCGCGGCGTTTGGCTGGTCGATTCCAATGGCTTTTGCCGCAGTGAGTGAGTCAGTACCGTTAAGCTGCTGGCTGATGTTCCTCGCCAATATTCTCTGGGCGGTGGCTTACGATACTCAGTACGCGATGGTTGACCGTGACGACGACGTAAAGATTGGCATTAAGTCCACGGCAATCTTGTTTGGTCAATACGATAAGTTGATTATCGGCATTTTGCAGGTCGGCGTACTGGTACTGATGGCGATTATTGGCGAGTTAAATGGCTTAGGCTGGGGATATTACTGGTCAATTCTGGTAGCGGGCGCGCTGTTTGTTTATCAACAAAAACTGATTGCCAACCGCGAGCGTGAAGCCTGCTTTAAAGCGTTTATGAATAATAACTATGTTGGCCTGGTACTATTTTTAGGGCTGGCAATGAGTTACTGGCATTTCTGA
- the plsB gene encoding glycerol-3-phosphate 1-O-acyltransferase PlsB — MSGWPRIYYKLLNLPLSILVKSKSIPADPAPELGLDTSRPIMYVLPYNSKADLLTLRAQCLAHDLPDPLEPLEIDGTLLPRYVFIHGGPRVFTYYTPKEESIKLFHDYLDLHRSNPNLDVQMVPVSVMFGRAPGREKGEVNPPLRILNGVQKFFAVLWLGRDSFVRFSPSVSLRRMADEHGTDKIIAQKLARVARMHFARQRLAAVGPRLPARQDLFNKLLASRAIAKAVEDEARSKKIFHEKAQQNAIALMEEIAANFSYEMIRLTDRILGFTWNRLYQGINVHNAERVRQLAHDGHELVYVPCHRSHMDYLLLSYVLYHQGLVPPHIAAGINLNFWPAGPIFRRLGAFFIRRTFKGNKLYSTVFREYLGELFSRGYSVEYFVEGGRSRTGRLLDPKTGTLSMTIQAMLRGGTRPITLIPIYIGYEHVMEVGTYAKELRGATKEKESLPQMLRGLSKLRNLGQGYVNFGEPMPLMTYLNQHVPDWRESIDPIEAVRPAWLTPTVNNIAADLMVRINNAGAANAMNLCCTALLASRQRSLTREQLTEQLNCYLDLMRNVPYSADSTVPSASASELIDHALQMNKFEVEKDTIGDIIILPREQAVLMTYYRNNIAHMLVLPSLMAAIVTQHRHISRDVLMEHVNVLYPMLKAELFLRWDRDELPGVIDALANEMQRQGLITLQDDELHINPAHSRTLQLLAAGARETLQRYAITFWLLSANPSINRGTLEKESRTVAQRLSVLHGINAPEFFDKAVFSSLVLTLRDEGYISDSGDAEPAETMKVYQLLAELITSDVRLTIESATQGEG, encoded by the coding sequence GCTATGTGTTTATTCACGGCGGGCCGCGTGTTTTCACCTATTACACGCCAAAAGAAGAATCCATTAAGCTGTTCCACGATTATCTCGACCTGCACCGCAGCAACCCGAATCTGGATGTGCAGATGGTACCGGTATCGGTGATGTTTGGTCGTGCGCCGGGGCGCGAAAAAGGCGAAGTAAACCCACCGTTGCGTATACTCAACGGCGTGCAGAAATTTTTCGCCGTACTGTGGCTTGGTCGCGACAGTTTTGTGCGTTTCTCGCCGTCAGTTTCGCTGCGTCGCATGGCTGATGAACACGGCACGGATAAAATTATCGCCCAGAAACTGGCGCGCGTGGCACGTATGCACTTTGCCCGCCAGCGCCTTGCTGCCGTGGGTCCACGCCTGCCTGCCCGTCAGGACTTGTTCAATAAGCTACTTGCCTCCCGCGCCATTGCCAAAGCGGTAGAAGATGAAGCCCGCAGCAAAAAAATCTTCCATGAAAAAGCGCAGCAAAACGCTATTGCGCTGATGGAAGAGATTGCGGCGAACTTCTCTTACGAGATGATCCGCCTGACTGACCGTATTCTGGGCTTCACCTGGAACCGGCTTTATCAGGGCATCAACGTCCATAACGCCGAGCGCGTTCGCCAGTTGGCCCACGACGGTCATGAGCTGGTATATGTGCCTTGCCATCGCAGTCACATGGACTACCTGCTGCTCTCTTACGTGCTTTATCACCAGGGGCTGGTGCCGCCGCATATCGCCGCTGGGATCAACCTGAACTTCTGGCCTGCCGGGCCGATTTTCCGCCGTCTGGGTGCGTTCTTTATTCGCCGTACGTTTAAAGGCAATAAACTCTACTCCACAGTTTTCCGCGAATATCTCGGTGAACTGTTCAGCCGTGGTTATTCCGTTGAGTACTTTGTGGAGGGTGGGCGTTCGCGAACGGGGCGTCTGCTTGATCCAAAAACCGGCACCCTGTCGATGACCATTCAGGCGATGCTGCGTGGCGGTACACGCCCGATTACGCTGATTCCGATCTACATCGGTTATGAACACGTCATGGAAGTGGGGACTTACGCCAAAGAACTGCGCGGCGCGACGAAAGAGAAAGAGAGCCTGCCACAGATGCTGCGCGGCTTAAGCAAACTGCGTAATCTTGGACAGGGCTATGTCAACTTCGGTGAACCAATGCCGTTGATGACCTATCTCAACCAGCATGTGCCGGACTGGCGCGAATCAATCGACCCCATCGAAGCGGTGCGTCCAGCCTGGTTAACGCCGACGGTGAATAACATTGCCGCCGATCTGATGGTACGCATTAACAACGCAGGGGCGGCAAACGCCATGAACCTGTGCTGTACTGCGCTTCTGGCGTCACGTCAGCGCTCACTCACCCGCGAGCAGTTAACCGAACAACTCAACTGTTATCTCGATTTGATGCGCAACGTGCCTTACTCCGCGGATTCAACGGTGCCTTCAGCCAGCGCCAGTGAGCTTATCGATCACGCGCTGCAGATGAACAAGTTTGAAGTCGAGAAAGACACCATCGGTGACATCATCATTCTGCCGCGTGAGCAAGCGGTGCTGATGACCTACTATCGCAACAATATTGCGCATATGTTGGTTCTGCCTTCACTGATGGCGGCAATTGTAACGCAGCATCGCCACATCTCCCGCGACGTATTGATGGAGCACGTTAACGTGCTGTATCCAATGCTGAAAGCAGAGCTGTTCCTACGCTGGGATCGCGACGAATTACCGGGTGTGATTGATGCGCTGGCGAATGAAATGCAACGTCAGGGGCTGATTACGCTGCAAGATGATGAATTGCATATCAACCCGGCGCATTCCCGCACGCTTCAGTTGCTTGCCGCAGGTGCGCGCGAAACGCTGCAACGTTATGCCATCACTTTCTGGCTGCTGAGCGCCAACCCGTCAATCAACCGCGGTACGCTGGAAAAAGAGAGCCGCACCGTGGCACAACGTCTCTCTGTGCTACACGGCATCAACGCACCGGAGTTCTTCGACAAAGCGGTGTTCAGTTCTCTGGTGCTGACGCTGCGTGATGAAGGGTATATCAGCGACAGCGGCGACGCCGAACCGGCAGAGACGATGAAGGTGTACCAGTTGCTGGCGGAGTTGATTACATCCGATGTGCGTTTGACGATTGAGAGTGCGACGCAGGGCGAAGGGTAA
- the malM gene encoding maltose operon protein MalM — translation MKMNKSLIALCLSAGVLASAPGISLANVNYVPQNTSDAPAIPSAALQQLTWTPVDQSKTQTTQLATGGQQLNIPGISGPVAAYSVPANIGELTLTLTSEVNKQTSVFAPNVLILDQNMTPSAFFPSSYFTYQEPGVMSADRLEGVMRLTPALGQQKLYVLVFTTEKDLQQTTQLLDPAKAYAKGVGNSVPDIPDPVARHTTDGLLKLKVKTNSSSSVLVGPLFGSSAPAPVTVGNTAAPAVAAPAPVSAKKSEPMLNDTESYFNTAIKNAVAKGDVDKALKLLDEAERLGSTSARSTFISSVKGKG, via the coding sequence ATGAAAATGAATAAAAGTCTCATCGCCCTCTGTTTATCAGCAGGGGTGCTGGCGAGTGCGCCTGGAATCAGCCTGGCCAACGTCAACTACGTACCGCAAAACACCAGCGACGCGCCAGCCATTCCATCTGCCGCGCTGCAACAATTAACCTGGACACCGGTCGACCAATCTAAGACTCAGACGACCCAACTGGCGACCGGCGGCCAACAACTGAACATCCCTGGTATCAGTGGCCCGGTTGCCGCATACAGCGTTCCGGCCAATATTGGCGAGCTTACTCTGACGCTGACCAGTGAAGTGAACAAACAAACCAGCGTATTTGCGCCGAATGTGCTGATTCTTGATCAAAACATGACGCCATCGGCCTTCTTCCCCAGCAGTTATTTCACCTATCAGGAACCCGGCGTCATGAGTGCCGATCGCCTGGAAGGGGTTATGCGCCTGACGCCAGCACTGGGGCAGCAAAAACTTTATGTTCTGGTCTTTACCACTGAAAAAGATCTCCAGCAGACGACCCAACTGCTCGACCCGGCAAAAGCCTATGCCAAAGGCGTTGGTAACTCGGTGCCGGATATTCCAGATCCGGTTGCCCGTCATACCACTGATGGCTTGCTGAAGCTGAAAGTGAAGACCAACTCCAGCTCCAGCGTGTTGGTAGGGCCGCTGTTTGGTTCTTCCGCTCCTGCTCCGGTTACGGTAGGCAACACGGCAGCGCCAGCCGTAGCTGCGCCTGCTCCAGTGTCAGCGAAGAAAAGCGAACCTATGCTCAACGACACGGAAAGTTATTTTAATACCGCGATCAAAAACGCTGTCGCGAAAGGTGATGTTGATAAGGCGTTAAAACTGCTTGATGAAGCTGAACGTCTGGGATCGACATCTGCCCGTTCCACCTTTATCAGCAGTGTAAAAGGCAAGGGGTAA
- the ubiC gene encoding chorismate lyase, whose protein sequence is MSHPALTQLRALRYFAEIPALEPQLLDWLLLEDSMTKRFEQQGKTVSVTMIREGFVEQNEIPEELPLLPKESRYWLREILLCADGEPWLAGRTVVPVSTLSGPELALQKLGKTPLGRYLFTSSTLTRDFIEIGRDAGLWGRRSRLRLSGKPLLLTELFLPASPLY, encoded by the coding sequence ATGTCACACCCCGCGTTAACGCAACTGCGTGCGCTGCGCTATTTTGCAGAGATCCCTGCGCTGGAACCGCAACTGCTCGACTGGTTGTTGCTGGAAGATTCCATGACCAAACGTTTTGAACAGCAGGGAAAAACGGTGAGTGTGACGATGATCCGCGAAGGGTTTGTCGAGCAGAATGAAATCCCCGAAGAATTGCCGCTGCTGCCGAAAGAGTCTCGTTACTGGTTACGTGAAATTTTGTTATGTGCTGATGGTGAACCCTGGCTTGCCGGGCGTACCGTCGTTCCTGTGTCAACGTTAAGTGGCCCTGAGCTGGCGTTACAAAAATTGGGTAAAACGCCGTTAGGACGCTATCTGTTCACATCATCGACATTAACCCGGGACTTTATTGAGATAGGCCGTGATGCCGGACTGTGGGGACGACGTTCCCGCCTGCGATTAAGCGGTAAACCGCTGCTGCTGACCGAACTGTTTTTACCGGCATCACCGTTGTACTAA
- the malE gene encoding maltose/maltodextrin ABC transporter substrate-binding protein MalE — protein sequence MKIKTGARILALSVLTTMMFSASALAKIEEGKLVIWINGDKGYNGLAEVGKKFEKDTGIKVTVEHPDKLEEKFPQVAATGDGPDIIFWAHDRFGGYAQSGLLAEISPDKALQDKLYPFTWDAVRYNGKLIAYPIAVEALSLIYNKDLLPNPPKTWEEIPALDKELKAKGKSALMFNLQEPYFTWPLIAADGGYAFKYENDKYNVKDVGVDNAGAKAGLTFLVDLVKNKHMNADTDYSIAEAAFNKGETAMTINGPWAWSNIDTSKVNYGVTLLPTFKGQPSKPFVGVLSAGINAASPNKELAKEFLENYLLTDEGLEAVNKDKPLGAVALKSYQDQLAKDQRIAATMDNAKNGEIMPNIPQMSAFWYAVRTAVINAASGRQTVDAALKDAQGRITK from the coding sequence ATGAAAATAAAAACAGGTGCACGCATCCTCGCATTATCTGTTTTAACGACGATGATGTTTTCCGCCTCGGCTCTCGCCAAAATCGAAGAAGGTAAACTGGTTATCTGGATCAACGGCGATAAAGGCTACAACGGCCTCGCAGAAGTGGGTAAGAAATTCGAGAAAGATACCGGAATTAAAGTTACCGTTGAGCATCCAGATAAGTTGGAAGAGAAATTCCCCCAGGTTGCGGCAACTGGCGATGGTCCGGACATTATTTTCTGGGCGCACGACCGCTTTGGCGGCTATGCCCAATCTGGTCTGTTGGCTGAAATCTCCCCAGACAAAGCGTTACAGGACAAACTGTATCCTTTCACCTGGGATGCTGTTCGTTATAACGGCAAACTGATTGCTTATCCGATCGCAGTTGAAGCGTTATCGCTGATTTATAACAAAGACCTGCTGCCGAACCCACCGAAAACCTGGGAAGAAATCCCGGCTCTGGATAAAGAACTGAAAGCGAAAGGTAAGAGCGCGCTGATGTTCAACCTGCAAGAACCGTACTTCACCTGGCCACTGATTGCCGCCGACGGTGGTTATGCGTTCAAGTATGAAAACGATAAATACAACGTGAAAGACGTTGGTGTGGATAACGCTGGCGCGAAAGCGGGTCTGACCTTCCTGGTTGATCTGGTTAAAAACAAACACATGAATGCGGATACTGATTACTCCATCGCAGAGGCAGCCTTTAACAAAGGTGAAACTGCGATGACCATCAACGGTCCGTGGGCATGGTCCAACATCGATACCAGCAAAGTGAACTACGGCGTGACGCTGCTGCCGACCTTCAAGGGACAACCTTCCAAACCATTCGTTGGTGTTCTGAGTGCAGGCATTAACGCTGCCAGCCCGAACAAAGAACTGGCGAAAGAGTTCCTCGAAAACTACCTGCTGACCGACGAGGGTCTGGAAGCAGTGAATAAAGACAAACCGCTGGGTGCCGTGGCGCTGAAGTCTTACCAGGATCAGTTGGCGAAAGATCAACGCATTGCCGCCACCATGGATAACGCCAAAAACGGCGAAATCATGCCGAACATCCCGCAGATGTCCGCCTTCTGGTATGCCGTGCGTACCGCAGTGATCAACGCTGCCAGCGGTCGCCAGACTGTTGATGCCGCGCTGAAAGATGCACAGGGTCGTATCACCAAGTAA
- the malK gene encoding maltose/maltodextrin ABC transporter ATP-binding protein MalK: protein MASVQLQNVTKAWGDVVVSKDINLDIHEGEFVVFVGPSGCGKSTLLRMIAGLETITSGDLFIDEKRMNDTPPAERGVGMVFQSYALYPHLSVAENMSFGLKLAGAKKEVINQRVNQVAEVLQLAHLLDRKPKALSGGQRQRVAIGRTLVAEPSVFLLDEPLSNLDAALRVQMRIEISRLHKRLGRTMIYVTHDQVEAMTLADKIVVLDAGRVAQVGKPLELYHYPADRFVAGFIGSPKMNFLPVKVTATAIDQVQVELPMPNLQQVWLPVESRDVQVGANMSLGIRPEHLLPSDIADVILEGEVQVVEQLGNETQIHIQIPSIRQNLVYRQSDVVLVEEGATFAIGLPPERCHLFREDGTACRRLHQEPGV, encoded by the coding sequence ATGGCGAGCGTACAGCTACAAAATGTAACGAAGGCCTGGGGGGATGTGGTGGTATCGAAAGATATCAATCTCGACATCCACGAAGGTGAGTTCGTGGTGTTTGTCGGACCATCTGGCTGCGGTAAATCCACTTTACTGCGCATGATTGCCGGTCTTGAGACGATCACCAGCGGCGACCTGTTCATCGATGAAAAACGAATGAACGACACCCCGCCAGCAGAACGCGGCGTCGGCATGGTGTTCCAGTCCTATGCGCTCTATCCCCATCTGTCTGTGGCAGAAAATATGTCGTTTGGCCTGAAATTAGCAGGCGCAAAGAAAGAGGTCATCAACCAGCGTGTTAACCAGGTAGCGGAAGTGCTGCAACTGGCGCACTTGCTGGATCGCAAACCGAAGGCGCTCTCCGGTGGCCAGCGTCAACGTGTGGCGATTGGTCGTACGTTGGTGGCCGAGCCAAGCGTGTTTTTACTCGATGAACCACTTTCCAACCTCGATGCAGCGCTGCGCGTACAGATGCGTATCGAAATTTCCCGTCTGCATAAACGGTTGGGTCGCACAATGATTTACGTCACTCACGATCAGGTCGAAGCGATGACGCTGGCCGACAAAATCGTGGTGCTGGATGCCGGTCGCGTGGCGCAAGTCGGGAAGCCTCTTGAACTGTATCACTATCCGGCAGACCGCTTTGTCGCCGGTTTTATTGGTTCACCGAAGATGAACTTCCTGCCGGTGAAAGTAACTGCTACCGCAATCGATCAGGTCCAGGTTGAGCTGCCGATGCCAAACCTCCAGCAAGTCTGGCTTCCGGTTGAAAGCCGCGATGTTCAGGTCGGTGCCAACATGTCGCTGGGCATTCGCCCGGAACATTTACTGCCAAGCGATATCGCTGACGTCATCCTTGAGGGTGAGGTTCAGGTGGTCGAACAGCTTGGCAACGAAACGCAAATTCATATCCAGATCCCTTCTATTCGTCAAAACCTGGTGTACCGCCAGTCTGACGTGGTGTTGGTAGAAGAAGGTGCCACATTCGCTATCGGCCTGCCGCCAGAGCGTTGCCATCTGTTCCGTGAGGATGGCACTGCATGTCGTCGACTGCATCAGGAACCGGGCGTTTAA
- the lamB gene encoding maltoporin LamB translates to MMITLRKLPLAVAVAAGVMSAQAMAVDFHGYARSGIGWTGSGGEQQCFQTTGAQSKYRLGNECETYAELKLGQEVWKEGDKSFYFDTNVAYSVAQQNDWEATDPAFREANVQGKNLIEWLPGATIWAGKRFYQRHDVHMIDFYYWDISGPGAGLENIDVGFGKLSLAATRSSEAGGSSSFASNNIYDYTNETANDVFDVRLAQMEINPGGTLELGVDYGRANLRDNYRLVDGASKDGWMFTAEHTQSILKGFNKFVVQYATDSMTSQGKGLSQGSGVAFDNEHFAYNINNNGHLLRILDHGAISMGDNWDMMYVGMYQDINWDNDNGTKWWTVGIRPMYKWTPIMSTLMEIGYDNVESQRTGDKNNQYKITLAQQWQAGDSIWSRPAIRVFATYAKWDEKWGYDYNGSSSSNPNYGKAVPANFEGGSFGRGDSDEWTFGAQMEIWW, encoded by the coding sequence ATGATGATTACTCTGCGCAAACTTCCTCTGGCGGTTGCCGTCGCAGCGGGCGTAATGTCTGCTCAGGCAATGGCTGTGGATTTCCACGGTTACGCTCGTTCCGGTATCGGCTGGACAGGGAGCGGCGGTGAACAACAGTGTTTCCAGACCACTGGCGCTCAAAGTAAATACCGTCTTGGCAACGAATGTGAAACTTATGCTGAATTAAAATTGGGTCAGGAAGTGTGGAAAGAGGGCGATAAGAGCTTCTATTTCGACACTAACGTGGCCTATTCCGTAGCACAACAGAATGACTGGGAGGCCACCGATCCGGCTTTCCGTGAAGCGAATGTGCAGGGGAAAAACCTGATTGAATGGCTGCCAGGTGCCACCATTTGGGCTGGTAAACGTTTCTATCAGCGTCATGACGTTCATATGATCGACTTCTACTACTGGGATATTTCTGGTCCTGGTGCCGGTCTGGAAAACATCGACGTTGGTTTCGGTAAACTTTCCCTGGCAGCAACGCGTTCTTCTGAAGCGGGCGGTTCTTCCTCTTTCGCCAGCAACAATATTTATGACTATACCAACGAAACAGCGAACGACGTCTTTGACGTGCGTTTAGCGCAGATGGAAATTAACCCGGGCGGAACCTTAGAGCTGGGTGTCGACTACGGTCGTGCCAACCTGCGTGATAACTATCGTCTGGTTGATGGCGCATCGAAAGATGGCTGGATGTTCACTGCCGAGCATACCCAGAGCATCCTGAAAGGCTTTAACAAGTTCGTTGTTCAGTACGCAACAGACTCTATGACCTCACAGGGCAAAGGGCTGTCGCAAGGGTCTGGCGTCGCATTTGATAACGAACACTTTGCTTACAACATCAACAACAACGGTCACCTGCTGCGTATCCTGGATCACGGTGCGATTTCTATGGGTGACAATTGGGACATGATGTACGTGGGTATGTATCAGGACATCAACTGGGATAACGACAACGGCACCAAATGGTGGACCGTCGGTATTCGTCCGATGTACAAGTGGACGCCTATCATGAGTACCTTGATGGAGATCGGCTACGACAACGTCGAATCCCAGCGCACTGGCGACAAGAACAACCAGTACAAAATCACCCTCGCACAACAATGGCAGGCTGGCGACAGCATCTGGTCACGCCCGGCTATTCGTGTCTTCGCAACCTACGCCAAGTGGGATGAGAAATGGGGTTATGACTACAACGGTAGTTCCTCTTCTAACCCGAACTACGGCAAAGCTGTTCCGGCGAACTTCGAAGGCGGTAGTTTCGGTCGTGGCGATAGCGATGAGTGGACCTTCGGTGCCCAGATGGAAATCTGGTGGTAA